Sequence from the Nitrosospira multiformis genome:
GCGCCTTGCGCACCGAGCTTCCCGGTGACCCATTCGAATACGGTGCGGTTGTAATAATCCAGCCCTCTTACCAGCCGCGGATTGATCTCAAAGTCCACTCCCTGGTCGCGCAGGAGTCGCTGTAACGTCTCGAAATGCGCCAGCGAGTCCTCGTCCAGGTCATCCAGCAACCGCGGTGCGCCGTCAATGATCTCTCTCATTTCGGAATTCTTGCTATCGAGTATCCGTAACGGATTGCTGTGCAACCGCCGGCGGGCATCATCATCGAGCCCATCCAGATGCCGCTCCAGATACCCGATTAATCGCGCCCGATGCAATGCGCGCGATTCAGCGCTACCCAGCGTGCCAATTTCCAGGCGTACATCCGAAATACCCAGCTTCTTCCACAATTCCGCACACATGACGATGAGCTCGGCGTCAATATCCGGGCCGGTATAACCCAGCGCTTCGACGCCTACCTGATGGAACTGACGGTAACGTCCCTTCTGCGGACGCTCATGGCGAAACATCGGACCGGAATAGTACAGTCTCTGCGGCCCCGGATAGAGCAGATTATGTTCCAGCACCGCGCGCACACAGGAGGCGGTTCCTTCCGGGCGTAATGTTAGGCTGTCGCCGTTGAGACTATCCAGAAAGGAATACATCTCTTTCTCGACGATATCGGTCACCGCGCCTATGGAACGCACGAACAGATCAGTCTGCTCGACGATCGGCATGCGGATGTTACGATAACCATAAGCCGTCATCCATTCCCGCACGGTCTGTTCAAAAAAATCCCAAAGGTATATCTGGTCAGGCAGGATGTCATTCATCCCGCGGATGGCCTGGATGGATCGGGTCATTGCCTGATTTCTGCGGTGCCTGACTTCTTCGGATATTTCGCCTGCACATACTCATCGACGATCTGGCGGAATTCTCCCGCAATATTGTCGCCTTTCAAGGTCACCGATTTTTGCCCATCTACATAAACCGGTGCCACCGGCCTTTCACCCGAACCAGGCAGGCTGATGCCGATGTTGGCATGCTTGCTTTCCCCGGGTCCGTTGACCACGCACCCCATCACCGCCAATGTCATATTTTCCACGCCTTCGTATTCCTCGCGCCACACCAGCATCTGGGTACGTACATAGCCTTGGATACTTTCCGCCAGCTCCTGGAAATAGGTGCTGGTGGTACGCCCGCAACCAGGGCATGCTGCGACCAGCGGGACAAACGCGCGCAGACCCGTGGTTTGCAGAATCTCCTGCGCCACCACCACTTCGCGAGAGCGGTCACCGCCTGGCTCCGGTGTAAGCGATATGCGGATGGTGTCGCCTATGCCGTCAAGAAGCAGCACTGACAGCGCGGCGGTAGAGGCCACGATTCCTTTCGAGCCCATACCGGCTTCCGTCAATCCAAGATGCAAGGCATAGTCGCAACGCGATGCCAGGTCGCGATAAACAGCAATCAAGTCCTGCACGCCGCTTACCTTGCAGGACAATATAATTCTGTCGCGCCCCAGTCCGATCTCCTCCGCCCTGGCGGCACTTTCCAGCGCGGAGGTAATCAATGCCTCACGCATGACAAGCGACGCATCCTTCGGATCACCGGATCGGGCGTTCTCATCCATGATGCGCGCCAGCAGTTCGGGATCGAGACTACCCCAGTTAACGCCGATACGTACCGGCTTCTCATATTTACAAGCCGCTTCAATCAGGATGGAAAATTGCTCGTCACGTTTTTTTCCGTGCCCCACATTACCCGGGTTGATACGGTATTTGGCCAATGCCTTCGCGCAATCGGGATATTCGGTCACCAGCTTATGGCCGTTGAAATGAAAATCGCCTATCAGCGGCACATGGCAGTCCATGTCATCGAGACGCGCACGGATGCCCGCCACCGCTTTAGCGGCTGCGGCGGTATTAACGGTGATGCGCACCAGTTCCGAACCGGCACGTGCGAGCTGGGCCACTTGTACCGTGGTGGCAATTTCATTTTCCGTATCGGTATTGGTCATGGATTGCACCACCACCGGCGCACCGCCGCCCACTGTGATGGACCCTACACGGACGCCGACACTATTTCGGCGCGGCGGAAAAATATTTTGTATCATAGTCATGATAGGTATGAGAATCTTATAAAAGTGAAAATTTCATTTGAGCGACAGACGTGCCGTCCCTCCATAGGCATTGATATAAGGTGCCAGATCCACCGGATTGTTATTGTAGACCAGCTTGACTGCAGCGGCGTTACCGATCGTAAGGGAGAATGGCGGCTTACCGTGTAACACCTGCTCTGTGCCACGGGGATTAATCCGCGAAAGTAGCAACCTGCCTCCACTATCCTTGACTTCAGTCCATGATTCTCCTTCAAATACGAGGCGAAGAACATCTCCGCCACCCGCCGGTTGAGGAGCAGAGATATTTGCTGATTCACGGGCAGAGGCGTTTGCCGGTTCAGGAGCGACAGCCGCTGGCGCGCTTTGCCGCGCCAGCGGCGCAGCGGGAATAGGAGCAGGGGCCGGAAGAGGAGCCGGCACCTCGTGTTTTTGTTCAGTTACCGTGGCTTCTTCAGCAGATGATACCAGGCCGCCGGTCGAGTTTGCGGAGGGTAACTGATTTTTTGGTGGCACATCACCTCGCTCCGGCCCGGTTCCAGTTTCCATTTTTACGGCCGGCTGCTTTCCTTTATTGCCTTCACTGGCATCATAAATTTCAAAGATCAGCAGCAGCACCAGAACGGCTACTCCCGCGATAATCAGGTTACGCTTCCCACCTCCCTGATTTGAAGGGAAGGGAATCCCCTCGGTCTGATACGAGATGGTTGGGGTGGGAGTGGGTGGAAGCGATTGCTCCAGGCGCTGCAATAACGGTGCAGCATCCATCTGCAACAACTTGGCGTAGTTTCGTACGAAGCCGCGCAGAAATGTTCCGCTTGCAAGATTGTCGTAGTCATCCTGCTCCAGCGCGGTAACCTGTCGCACCGATAACCGCAATTGCCGTGCCACGTCCTCAATATTCATGCCACGCGCCAGCCGCGCAGCCCGGAATTCGCGGCCCACGCCTGTTTCCACCTCGGCTGGCTTCGAACCCGCTCCGTGGTTGG
This genomic interval carries:
- a CDS encoding RodZ domain-containing protein, which encodes MNATDRNGGANHGAGSKPAEVETGVGREFRAARLARGMNIEDVARQLRLSVRQVTALEQDDYDNLASGTFLRGFVRNYAKLLQMDAAPLLQRLEQSLPPTPTPTISYQTEGIPFPSNQGGGKRNLIIAGVAVLVLLLIFEIYDASEGNKGKQPAVKMETGTGPERGDVPPKNQLPSANSTGGLVSSAEEATVTEQKHEVPAPLPAPAPIPAAPLARQSAPAAVAPEPANASARESANISAPQPAGGGDVLRLVFEGESWTEVKDSGGRLLLSRINPRGTEQVLHGKPPFSLTIGNAAAVKLVYNNNPVDLAPYINAYGGTARLSLK
- the hisS gene encoding histidine--tRNA ligase, with the translated sequence MTRSIQAIRGMNDILPDQIYLWDFFEQTVREWMTAYGYRNIRMPIVEQTDLFVRSIGAVTDIVEKEMYSFLDSLNGDSLTLRPEGTASCVRAVLEHNLLYPGPQRLYYSGPMFRHERPQKGRYRQFHQVGVEALGYTGPDIDAELIVMCAELWKKLGISDVRLEIGTLGSAESRALHRARLIGYLERHLDGLDDDARRRLHSNPLRILDSKNSEMREIIDGAPRLLDDLDEDSLAHFETLQRLLRDQGVDFEINPRLVRGLDYYNRTVFEWVTGKLGAQGAICAGGRYDGLVEQIGGKPASAAPACGFAMGVERVLALMVECGGEIPHPVPDVYVIHQGEAANGAAWKTVRYLRDSGLKSILHCGDGSFKAQMKKADASGARFAVIIGDDEAQAGEISIKPLREAAEQVRVGLAEAVDLLKRT
- the ispG gene encoding flavodoxin-dependent (E)-4-hydroxy-3-methylbut-2-enyl-diphosphate synthase, whose amino-acid sequence is MIQNIFPPRRNSVGVRVGSITVGGGAPVVVQSMTNTDTENEIATTVQVAQLARAGSELVRITVNTAAAAKAVAGIRARLDDMDCHVPLIGDFHFNGHKLVTEYPDCAKALAKYRINPGNVGHGKKRDEQFSILIEAACKYEKPVRIGVNWGSLDPELLARIMDENARSGDPKDASLVMREALITSALESAARAEEIGLGRDRIILSCKVSGVQDLIAVYRDLASRCDYALHLGLTEAGMGSKGIVASTAALSVLLLDGIGDTIRISLTPEPGGDRSREVVVAQEILQTTGLRAFVPLVAACPGCGRTTSTYFQELAESIQGYVRTQMLVWREEYEGVENMTLAVMGCVVNGPGESKHANIGISLPGSGERPVAPVYVDGQKSVTLKGDNIAGEFRQIVDEYVQAKYPKKSGTAEIRQ